A section of the Triticum dicoccoides isolate Atlit2015 ecotype Zavitan chromosome 7A, WEW_v2.0, whole genome shotgun sequence genome encodes:
- the LOC119333151 gene encoding adenine DNA glycosylase-like, whose protein sequence is MAKSPKATTSRRPTRKPRASPAAVPPSADIEDLAPSGVLAGPTSAAPALRSGLLRWYDAHRRDLPWRFSAAPGREGREKRAYAVWVSEVMLQQTRVPVVIDYYSRWMARWPTVETLAAATQEEVNEMWAGLGYYRRARFLLEGANQIVEKGEFPSTASTLRQVRGIGDYTAGAIASIAFNEVTPLVDGNVVRVISRLFAIADNPKESSTVKRFWELAGQLVDPSRPGDFNQAMMELGATLCSKTKPDCSQCPVSGHCQALALSHENPLVGVTDYPRVVPKAKPRRDFAAVCVVQIAQGLEQETAAGKCNSFLLIKRPEEGLLAGLWEFPSVLVDERKTDPLNRRKEMDRYLKQLVDIDVEQESNLVLREDVGQHVHIFSHIRLTMHVELMVLKIKGDVGQVCNKGQGSTKLKLVDESSIDSMGLTSGIRKVYNMVKAFKEKKLLEQSQMPTRKRSRRQKQ, encoded by the exons ATGGCCAAGAGCCCCAAGGCGACCACCAGCCGGCGGCCCACCAGAAAACCGCGGGCCTCCCCCGCTGCCGTGCCCCCCTCGGCGGACATCGAGGACCTGGCGCCGTCGGGTGTCCTGGCGGGGCCCACCTCGGCGGCGCCCGCGCTGCGCTCGGGGTTGCTCCGGTGGTACGACGCGCACCGGCGCGACCTTCCGTGGCGATTCTCCGCGGCGCCGGGGCGCGAGGGCAGGGAGAAGAGGGCGTATGCGGTGTGGGTGTCGGAGGTGATGCTGCAGCAGACGAGGGTGCCCGTCGTCATCGATTACTACTCCCGGTGGATGGCGCGGTGGCCCACCGTGGAGACCCTCGCCGCCGCCACTCAGGAG GAGGTGAATGAGATGTGGGCCGGTCTTGGGTACTACCGGAGGGCACGCTTTCTTCTGGAG GGAGCAAACCAGATTGTGGAAAAGGGGGAATTCCCTAGCACAGCATCAACACTTCGTCAGGTTCGCGGCATCGGGGATTACACAGCAGGCGCCATTGCCTCCATAGCCTTCAATGAG GTCACCCCACTTGTGGATGGAAATGTTGTACGTGTTATCAGCAGACTTTTTGCTATTGCTGATAACCCAAAAGAATCATCAACAGTAAAGAGATTCTG GGAGCTCGCTGGTCAACTGGTCGATCCATCAAGGCCAGGAGACTTCAACCAAGCAATGATGGAACTAGGAGCAACATTGTGCAGCAAGACTAAGCCTGATTGCTCCCAGTGCCCTGTCTCTGGCCACTGCCAAGCGCTTGCGCTTTCCCATGAAAATCCGTTGGTCGGAGTTACAGACTACCCACGGGTGGTTCCGAAAGCTAAACCGCGTCGTGATTTCGCTGCTGTTTGTGTTGTTCAAATTGCACAAGGCTTGGAGCAAGAGACGGCAGCCGGCAAATGTAATTCCTTTCTCTTGATAAAGAGGCCAGAAGAGGGCCTGCTTGCAGGGCTCTGGGAGTTCCCATCGGTTCTTGTTGACGAACGTAAGACCGACCCGCTCAACAGGAGAAAAGAGATGGATAGGTATTTGAAGCAGTTGGTTGACATAGATGTTGAACAGGAATCCAATCTGGTCCTCAGGGAGGATGTTGGTCAGCATGTTCACATTTTCTCCCACATTCGCTTGACGATGCATGTGGAGCTGATGGTTCTCAAGATCAAAG GTGATGTGGGTCAAGTATGCAACAAGGGACAAGGTAGCACGAAACTGAAACTTGTCGATGAAAGTTCAATCGATTCCATGGGCTTGACATCGGGAATTCGGAAG GTTTACAATATGGTGAAGGCTTTCAAGGAGAAAAAACTATTGGAGCAAAGCCAAATGCCCACGAGGAAAAGGAGCAGacggcaaaagcagtaa